The Penicillium psychrofluorescens genome assembly, chromosome: 2 nucleotide sequence CTGGCCATGCTGTCTGGAGCCCATCCTGTAGAGAGATGCGAGCAGCAGTATACCGGACCTTCCACTtgcaaagaagagcaatGTCATCCCACCGCCGATCCCTACCCTTCCCACCCATTTATTCTGCCGCATCCCTCCGCCTGACTCGGACCAATGACAATACTGCCGAATCGATGGCCGATGGATATCTAAGCAAGATTATCCATCGCCTTCGCCATGTTCTCCTCCTAAAACACCCCAGTCTTCATCATGTCACGGCCCTTACTCTCATCAACCGCTGCTCGACGGCTGTCCCAAGCCCCGCAAACCCGCCTCTATTCAACCTCCCGTCCGGCGCAGCGTCTCTCCGCATTCCCCGACGGCAAACTCACGGCTTGCCGGCAATACATTCACATTCACCAAAACGCCCCGCGCTGTTTGTCAAGAACCTCAACTCCTCGGCATTTGCTCCTCCGTCCGCAACATGCCTacttctcctcctcgactGTCCGATCCGCTACAATAGTCACGCAGAACCCGCGCGCCGGGGAAGATGGCGACACGCTCATGATTAAGCTCTCGCCACGGGCGATCGAGGTACGTTTGACTACTGCTTTGGTTTcacatttttttttggcaggATGAGCGGATGGGAAATACTTgggtagtggtggtgctggctTTCTCTTGAGTTGGAGCATAACCATACCTCCAGCCCGGTATGAGCAGCTTTACGGATGTTCTCAGtacatgcgaccacagggtgtggagaacagggcttcccgtccgctcagccgtacttaagccacacgccggtcagttagtagttgggtgggtgaccaccagcgaatcctgactgttgcatgtattcttcttttttttttgatctTTTATTGTTCTCGTTTACTGTCTACTTCTTTTTCAAACTAACAACCTCATCATCTAGCGCCTCCGCGAAATCACAGACCCAAAcacctccccctccgccacTAGAGAAGAAAACCCCTACCACCACCTGCGC carries:
- a CDS encoding uncharacterized protein (ID:PFLUO_003822-T1.cds;~source:funannotate), whose amino-acid sequence is MSRPLLSSTAARRLSQAPQTRLYSTSRPAQRLSAFPDGKLTACRQYIHIHQNAPRCLSRTSTPRHLLLRPQHAYFSSSTVRSATIVTQNPRAGEDGDTLMIKLSPRAIERLREITDPNTSPSATREENPYHHLRITVTSGGCHGFQYLMSLESAAKIDAEEDTIFEGEEDVTMTDAPGGGAKVVMDEPSLELLHGSTIDYTTELIGSQFKIVDNPRATSNCGCGTSFDVTD